The following proteins are co-located in the Pochonia chlamydosporia 170 chromosome 6, whole genome shotgun sequence genome:
- a CDS encoding F-actin capping protein beta subunit (similar to Metarhizium acridum CQMa 102 XP_007810482.1), translated as MADIDPFDSALDLLRRLNPKHTASHLNAIISLAPDLTEDLLSSVDQPLTIRRCKQSGREYLLCDYNRDGDSYRSPWSNQFDPPLDEGGAGGVGAGGSEGAGEGAIPSERVRKMEMKANEAFDIYRDLYYEGGVSSVYFWNLDDGFAGVVLLKKSSTPGGSTEGVWDSIHVFEAIERGRTTHYKLTSTVILSLATADNGLGNMDLSGNMTRQVEQDLPVDNDDSHIANVGRLVEDMELKMRNLLQEVYFGKAKDVVGDLRSVGSLSDGARDREAQRELIGSMRR; from the exons ATGGCGGACATTGACCCCTTCGACTCGGCTCT cgacctcctccgccgcctgAACCCCAAACACACAGCCTCGCACCTCAACGCTATCATCTCCCTCGCCCCAGACCTAACAGAGGACCTCCTCTCCTCGGTGGACCAGCCGCTCACGATCCGACGATGCAAGCAATCCGGACGGGAATACCTGCTATGCGACTACAACCGCGACGGGGACAGCTACCGCTCCCCATGGTCGAACCAGTTCGATCCGCCGCTGGATGAGGGCGGCGCAGGGGGCGTAGGGGCCGGTGGAAGCGAGGGCGCAGGCGAGGGGGCCATTCCGAGCGAGAGGGTGCgaaagatggagatgaaggcgaaCGAGGCGTTTGATATTTATAGAGACTTGTACTACGAGGGCGGTGTGAGCAGCGTTTACTTTTGGAACTTGGACGATGGGTTTGCGGGTGTGgttttgttgaagaagt CATCTACACCGGGTGGCTCGACGGAAGGCGTATGGGattccatccatgtctttgaGGCGATTGAGCGAGGAAGAACCACGCACTACAAGTTGACGTCTACGGTTATCCTTTCGCTTGCCACGGCGGACAATGGCCTCGGCAACATGGATCTCAGTGGTAATATGACGCGCCAGGTGGAGCAGGATCTGCCGGTAGATAATGACGACAGCCACATCGCAAACGTGGGCCGGCTCgtcgaggacatggagctcaaGATGCGTAATCTTCTGCAGGAAGTCTACTTCGGCAAGGCTAAGGATGTGGTTGGTGATTTGCGAAGCGTGGGGAGCTTGAGCGACGGGGCGAGAGATCGCGAGGCCCAGAGGGAACTTATTGGGAGTATGAGGAGGTGA